The genomic interval CTGGGCCTCCCCCAACTACTATTACCTTTTTATTACTCATTTGTTGCCTCCAAATTTTATTTTGAAAATATCTCCAAAAATTTATATCTTATTCTTTATGATTAACTGAAATTAAATTCTACTTTTAATAATTTAATTTTAAAAAATATATAAGTATTATACACTAAAAAAGGTGAGCAAAACTACATAATAATTTAACTCACCTTAATATTTTTTACTTAAGGTCAATTGCTTTATAATCTTTTATTTAACTTAAAATCACTTCTAAAGTTCTTAATAAAAAATTTTAAGCATATATTATACTTAGTAGTTTAATTTACGTTTTAAGGAGGTTTTCTTATGAATTCAATATTACCACAAGCAGTTAATCTATTAAGTTATATAAATTCTGGAGAAACATTCATAATAAAAGATCTTTTTCCTAAAATAATTTGGGATAAGCTATCATATACAGAAAAGAGAACCTTAGAATCCGCATTTTTAAAGCATATAAATAAAAAAGTTGATCTAAGAATTAAAGCACTTAATGAAATAAGAGAAGGACTAAAAGTTTACGAAAAACTTTAGAATTATATTTATTAAAATAAAAAAATAAGCAATTTAATTTCAAATTGCTTATTTTATACTTCTAAAAATTAATTTTTCTATTCTTTCAAAAGTCTAAATCCTTTTAACTTTCTAAACTCCATATTATATTTATAACAAGCCTATTTCCAACCTTTTTAGCCTCTATCTTTTGTCCTTGCTTTTCTACTAATAGTTTAACTATGGCTAGCCCTAAGCCAGTATTTTGCCCTGTTCTCATTCTATCCTTAGTAAAGAACTTTTCAAAGATTCTATTTACATCCTTAGGTTCTAATTCTTCTGCTTTATTAGAAAACTCCATTACTATGTATTTATTTTTCTTCTTTAAGGATATTTTTACTTCCCCTTCACCATGCTTTATGATATTTTCAATTAAATTAGTAAATATTCTATTTAAAGCCTGTTTATCACCTAATACAGGTCCTAAGCCCTCTTCAATATTAATTTCTGGTTCTCCAAATTTATAATCTAAGGTTTCATAAAAAGCCGCAATAATTTCACCCAAGACTAATTCTAAATTAACAGGTTCAAGTTTAATTTCATACTGATCTGCTTGTATTCTAGATAGTCCATAAAAATTAGTTATTAAATCATTTAAAACTAAAGATCTTTTTTCTATTATTTTTAAATATTCTTTTCTTTCCTCTTTATCTAATTTATCATCATTTAATAAATAAACATATCCCATTATAGAAGTTAAAGGAGTTCTTAAATCATGAGACATATTTGCAATGGCTTCTCTTAACTCCATATCCTTTTCCTTATAAATATTCTCCATTTTTCTTTTATCATCTATTAATGTATTTATCTCTACTATTAAATTTTCAATATTTTTATTTGGAAGTGATAATCTTAATTTTTCTATTTTCCCCTCACTATTTAACTTTTTTAACTCCAAGGTTAATCTATTTATTTCTTTAGTTTTTAAAATAAATATTATTAAAAGCACAATAAGGATTGTCAAAGACAATCCTATTATAAATCCTTCCAATATACCTCCTCCTTTATTTAACTTCTTGTTTTCTTATTACTAAAATTCCTAAAATTAAAAATACTACTGTATTTATTATTCCTACTATAATATTAGTTCCTATTATTTTTGTAGTTAAAACTTCACTGACTAAACTCTTTAAAGGATTAAATAATAAATAAGGATAAATTAAAGTGAAAATTCCTTCATATATACTTGATAATATAGAAAATATCATTGGTACTCCAGAAACAATACCTAAGATAACTACAACTGCTAACCCTTCCTTTTTAGTTATTATGGTAATAAAATCATATATAGCTAATGCACTAATATATATTGGGAAAGCTATTAGTAATCTTAATATTACTTCCATAAAATCTGAAAATCCATTAGGACCAACTAATCCTAAGGCATAAGAAGTTCCTATCATAGTTAATACTGCTGTTATTTCAATAACTAAAAATATAATTACCTGAACTATATATTTACTTAAATACACTTTTTCCCTTGATATACTTGAAGAAATTAAATTTTTAAGAGTATTTTCTTTATATTCTTCTAAAACTATATCTATAAACATAAGCATTATCCATGGAATAGCTCCCATAAAGTTAATTGTTATAAAAACTAATGCTGAGAAATCAGGTATTCTAGAATTTTCTAAGAAAGCATAATGCATAGCTATTCCGGCTAAAATTATAAGTAAATTAAATATTATACAAATTGTAATATATAAAGGTCTTCTTGCTATCTTATAAAGTTCTGCTTTTATTAAATTAAGCATTATATTCACCTCCAATTAAATCTACAAAGTAATCTTCTAAATTAACTCCTACTCTTTCTAAAGAATAAACTTCAACTCCACTTTCTACTAACGCTCTGTTTATTAATTGAGGTTCATCTAACTTATTATAAATCTTAATAAATCTATCAGGTAAAACTTCATATGAGTTATTATCTAAAACCTTTTCCAATATTACTGCAGCCTTTTTACAATCGTCAACTTTAATAAGCAAATGATTCCTACATTTCTCATTAAGTTCCTCTGATGAAATCTCTTCTATTATTTTCCCATCCTTTAAAAAGCCATAACAATTTGCAAGTTGTGATAACTCTCCTAAAATATGACTTGATACTAATATTGTAACTCCATTTTTCTTATTTAAATTAATTAATACTTCTCTTACTTCTTTAATTCCCATAGGATCCATTCCATTAGTAGGCTCATCTAAAATAAGTAATTCTGGTTCTCCTAAAAGTGCCAAGGCTAATCCTAATCTTTGCTTCATACCTAGTGAAAACTTTTTGAACTTTTTATTTCCCACATCTCCAAGTCCAACCATTTCTAAGATTTCATCAATAGATTTTTCTCCTACTATTCCTCTTTGAATTCTATAATATTCAAGATTTTGCTTTGCTGTAAGAAAAGAATAAAATGATGGAGTTTCTATTATATTGCCTATTTTCTTATGCTCATAAAGCTTTTTCTTTTCATCAATTTCACCAAAAAGTTCTATTTCTCCTGAGTCATAGTTAGCTAAGGATAAAATAATTCTTATTAAAGTTGTTTTACCAGCACCATTTTTCCCAACTAAACCATATATATCGCCTTTTTTTAGATTCATACTTAAATTATCAATAATATTTTTCTTACCATAATTTTTGTTTAAATTTCTTATAGAAATTATATTTCCCAAAATATTTACCTCCTAACAAGTTTTCTCTTTATCTTTCTCTATGTTTATATAATAAACCTTAAGTCTCAAAATACCTTAAAGAAAACCTTAAGAAAGTCTTAATTTTTCTATTAACTCTTAATTAAATGTATATTTAAAATATAAACTCCTCTATATTTTGATATTTATTCAAATCAACTTATTAAGGAAATTATGAATCATCAATGTAGCTAATCCATTTTAAAGCCTACTCCCCAAATAGTTTTTATATAATCATTTTCATTATCTAAAAGATTTATCTTATTTCTAAGATTGCTTATGTGAACATTTATAGTATTATCATCACCTAAAAACTCCTCTTCCCATACTGTTTCAAATAAGTTTGCCTTAGTAAAAACTTTCTTTGGATTACAAACTAAAAGTTCTAATATTTTAAACTCTTTAGAAGTAAGTTGTATTTCCTCTCCCTTAACCTTAACTTCTCTACTTCTAGGTTCTAATATAAGGTTCTTATATTTTATTGTCTCTACACCTTCACTTGAATTTGTTATTTTACTTCTTCTTAAAAGCGCTTCAACCCTAGCTAAAACTTCATTAACATCAAAAGGTTTACTTATAAAATCATCAGCACCTAATTTTAAAACATTTATCTTATCCTCCATTGCAGTTTTTGCTGATATAACTATTATTGGAGTGTTCTTTATCTTTCTAATCTCCTCTATAAATATTTCACCAGTTATACCTGGTAGCATAAGATCTAAAAGTACCATATCAAAATCAAAAAATTCTAAACACATCTTACCTTCAGATCCTGAAAATGCTTGTCTAACTTTAAACCCTTCCTTCTCTAAAATTTTACTCAATAAATTATTTATATCTATATCATCTTCAACTATTAAAATACTTTCTGAATTAATCATAATTTTAACTCCCCTAAAAATTAATTTATAATTGTATTTTTAAAACTTTCTATACCAAAATAATACCATAATACTATAGTTAGATTTATTTAAAATAATCTTAAATTTAATTTAACCCTTAATATAAAAATAAAATTTATATATTAATATCAAATTAAAGATTGGAAAGAATGTATTCCATATAAAAAACAATAAATTTTCTATACACTTATATCAAATAAAACTTAAAGGAGCTGAACAAAACTTTAGTTTAAAACTTATTAATAAACAAGCTTTATTAAGTCTTTAATTCAACTCCTTATATTAGATATTTATGTATTATATTTTAAAATAAATTTTTAATTTTATGCTCTTTGTACTGATTCTTCAACTTTATATTCTTTTCTTTTTTCTGTTTGATCAACTATTAATGCAGCAACTGAGGCCCCTGTTACATTTGTAGCAGTTCTTATCATATCAATTATAGAATCCACTGCAATCACCATTGCTAGTGCTTCTATTGGTAACCCTAAGGCTGCTAACATTACAGTTGTTGACATTGTTGCTGATCCAGGTACCCCTGCTATTCCTATAGAAGATATTATAGCAGTTAAAACTATAAGTATATATGAATAAATAGTAAGTTCTACATTAAAAACATTGGCTGCAAATATTGCAACTATTGCTGGATAAAAACCTCCACATCCATTTAATCCAATTGTTGATCCAAGTGGTGCTACAAAGCTTGCTATATTTTCTGATACTCCTACACCTTCTACTAAAGATTTTATTGTAACAGGTAAAGTACCATAACTACTTTGGCTTGTAAAAGCTACAACCTGCGCTGGGAAAATTCCTTTAAAGAATTTTAATGGATTCATCCTTGCAACAAAGCTTATTAATGGAGTATATACAAATAAAAATTGAAGAAAGGCAGCTATATAAACAGCTAGTATAACCCATATTAATGACATCAAAGTATCCATTCCATTTTTAGCTGCCGCTGTAGCTATTAAGGCAAATACTCCATATGGTATTATTCTTAATACCATTTTAGTTATTCTTAAAACTATATCATAAGCTGATAAAATAAAATCTTTAAATGGCTTTGCTTTTTCTTTATTAGTATTATCTTCAATAACTAACGCAATTGCTATAAACATTGAAAAGATAACTATTGGTATTATTTTATTTTCTACAATAGCTGCTAAAGGATTTGATGGTAGCATATCTATAAGTACCTTAGAAAACCCTGGTATTTCTCTTGCCTTAAAATTTTCAGCCCCTATAAATCTTAAACCTTGTCCAAGATTTAAAGAACTAGCTACAATAATTCCTATAAAAGCTGCAGCTCCTGTAGTTCCTAATAAAACAGTAAATGTTTTTAATCCTATTGATTTTAATGTATCTAAATTTTCTAATCTAACAATACTAGTTATTAAGGATGTTACTACTAAAGGAACTACTATCATCTTAATTAAAGACATATAAGCCTTTCCTACTGTATCTAAAAATAGTATATTCTCCTTAAATATAATTCCAAGTACTACCCCTAAAGTTAATGCTGTCAACGTAGCAAATGAAAATTTATTTGTAATTTTTCTTATTTTATATATAGCATATGTTGCTAATATTGAAAGCACAATTGCTAATATTAATTTAATATTAATCATAAAAAATTTCCTCCTATAAAATTACTTTTAATTTAATATTGCTAAGCTTTTATATTAAAAGCCAAGCTTAAAAAGTATAATTTTATTGTTATATGCTGGCCAGCAAATATATAATAAAAAAAGCCCTCTGCCTCTGTAAATTACAGAGGCAGAAGACTATACTTCCACGGTTCCACTCTGATTAGATATATAATATCCATCTCTATTTAGGTACATTCATACCCTAACTCTATAATGGGAGTTCCCATAAACACCTACTTAATTCGGCACTTAAGCTCCAAGGGGCACTTCAATAATACTCATTACAGGTTATCTCAGCAAACTAACCTCTCTCTGTAGTAACTTATAATATTTACTTTCCCTCTTCAACGCATTTAAATAAATATTTTTCTTGTTTTAAATAATATATTATTTATTTTTTAAAGTCAACATATTTTTTTAACTTAAATTATTTCTTGACAGTTTCATATTTTAAATGGTATTATTATTAAGCAGTTGGTACGTATAGTGCTAATTCTTTTGTAGAGCTTGGTTTAGTCCTTCGCCGGATGCCAAGCTCTACTTTTTTATCCAAAATTTAATTTAAAGATTTTAATTGTGAATAATTATTATAAATATTAATTCTTAAAGGAAGTTCCTATATAAACAAATTAGAATTCCTATGCATATACTATAGCGATGTCTACATTACTATAGGAAGGGAGGCCTAATCAATAGGTGAATATTATCTAATGATTTTATACTCTTATTGAAGATTTTATGGAAAAAGATCTGTTTAATAATGAAGCCTTAGATGATATTATTTTTAGGTTATCAAAAAGTACTCTTTCAGATTTTTTCTATGAAAAAATTGGTGAACGAAACATGATAATGGGCGGGCTAAATTCTGATTTTTCTGGAGTAGCTTCTACAACCTTAACTGGCTGCTCTTTTCAACTTCAACAATTAACTCTTTTTAAAAGATTACTAAATGAAGGAGAATTAATTTTAGAATTTTTGCTTGAAAATAAAGATGAATTTAGAAATTGGTTTAATAACAATCCTTATGCTTATTTTAAACACTGTTCTATATTCAAAAACTCAACATTAGAAAAAGATTACTATAAAGATTTTAAATCTTCATACAATGAGCTAACCTCTAAGTATAATTTAAACTTGCTTAATTTCATATCATCTCTTATTTTTCTTTCTTCTTATAATTGCTGCATAAAGAAAAAAGCAAACTATGAAGAAGCCTTTGTTAAAGCAATTTTAGAAAACCATATAGATAAAGTCTATGAAAAATCTATTGATATAAAAAATTTTCTTGAAAAATTAGAATTAAAACCTCTAGAGTTTAAAGATGAAATAAGAAATTTATTAGTATTAATTTCATCTGAATCCTTATATTTTGAAGATATCCCATTAAGATTATTAGATTATGCAAATGCAACTGATATACTTACAGTTATAATCTTAATTGTAAACGTAAAAGAATACATTTCAGAAAGTAAGGTTATTCCTCTTAATCTATCTAAAAACTCTTTTATGAGTATAGAGGAATATAAAAAATTTATGAATTCTATAAGTGAATCCTATATTAGAATATATGATTTTGATGAAGAGGTTAGAAAAAAAATAGAAGAAGATCTTAAACTTTAAGTAAAAAGGCAACTAAAATTTTATTTAAGTTGCCTTTTTATAAGAATATTTATATTAAAAGCTTATAATCTCTTCTCTAAGAGTAATATTATGTGATAGAATAAAAAAATATGACTTTTAAATTAGTAATTATATAATTTATCTTTATAAAGTTATTTTAAATAAATTAAAGGTATTTTTATTAGAAAGGTGGTGGATACGTTACTATATTAGTTAAGTTTATAATATATAACTAATACTTAGTAACGATTATTATGACACAAACTCAAAAAAACACTCAAATTTTCAAATACAATAAGGCAGAAAAAAGAAATAAAAATTTTATGTATATGGATTTTAGAAGAGGAAACTGCTATAACTGTGATTTCTCTTGTTCTAATTTTAGTTATGCAAGCTTTAGAGGTGCACATTTTAAATCTTGTGATTTCTTTGAATGCAAATTTGACTCTACAGAATTTATAGGTAGTAACCTTAAGAAAAGTAAATTTAAAAAATCTAAATTTAAAAATGTAATCTTCGAAGGGGTTAACTTAGATGGAGTTGATTTTTCAGGTGCTACCTTTGAAAATGTAATATTTATAAATAGTGATATAAGTAAAACATCTGGCATGAAATTTAAAGAAGATGAAGTTAAAATTTATGAAGATATGCCATCTTTTGAAATTAGTGATTCTCTTAAGGAAGCTGCTTTAAAGGCTTTAGAAAATAAATACATAAAAAAATCTAGGGTTTTAGATACAAAAGAAGGTGACTTAAATACCTTAAGTTTAATTAGACTTCTTGAGAATCATAAAGAAAATATGCTTATAGAAGGTCTTAAACTTTCTGCTGAAAAAATAGATAGAGATTTCTGTACTTTAAGCTACATAGATAAAGCTATTACTAAGCTTAAAAATGAAGGTTTATTATAGGAATTTATGAATAGTTAGGATATTATCAGAGAGACATAAACTCTCTCTGATAATATACAATTATACCTTATTTTAAATTTTCAAACTTAATCTTCATATAGATAAAAATTTAAATATCTTATTTAAATAATCATAAAGAATTTCATCCTTTTCAAAAAACCCCTCATGTTTACTTCCCTTAACTTCAATAAGCTCACAATCCTTAGCTACCTTTTTAAAATCATCATGAAATTTAGTGTCAACATAGGAATCAAACTCACTTTTAAATAATAAAATAGGTGTGTCAATTCTCTCTATATTTCTCTTTTTCATTAAATAATCAGTTGCCCTTGCAGCTTCTTTATACCAATGAATAGAGCCTCCACCTCTTCTCAAAATAGGATTTTCTAGGAGAAATTTATGATATAAACCATGTCTAAGTTTATCTGATGTTCCTGATACCTCTAAATTCTCCTCTTCCTCAAAGGGTTTTTGTCCAAAAATAAAATTCTCTCCTTTTCCCATAAGAATTAAAAATTTAGCTATTAATTTGCATTTTATATGAGAGTATTCTCTTGTATTTATTCTAAACATTGGAGAATTTAAAATTACCTTCTTAAAATACCCATGATTATTTTCTAAAAATATAGTACCTATAGCTCCCCCCATAGAATGTGCAAATAAATATAAATTATTATTAAACCTCTTATCTTTTAATACAACCTCATTTAAAAATGTCTTTAGATCTTTAACATAGTAATCAAAGGATTCTACTTCCACCTGTGTATTACAAGATTTACTTAAACATCCTGATCTCCCATGACCTCTATGTTCCATTATATAAACTGAAAAACCTTCATTTAGAAAATAGTATATTATTTCATGATACTTCTCTATACATTCCGAAAACCCATGACATATAACTATTGCTTTATTCGATTCTTCCACTATGTATTTTTCATAATATATATTAGCAAAATTCTCTCCTTTAAAAGTTCCACTATTTCTCATCCTATTTAGCATATTTTCAACTATTTCTACATCCTCTTTTTTCTCCCCATATTTATAAATATATTTTCTATTTAAAGTTTTACACATAAAGTTCCCCCTTTTTTATATGTTCATAGATTATATATTTTTCCTAAGATAATTATACTACTTATTAAAAACAAATATTTATAAAAGGTTAAAATCAATTAAAGACTTTATGCTATACTATCTATATAAAATTGAATAAAAAAATAATTTTTCTACAATCTAAATATAAGGGGTGAATTTAATATGTTTAGACATATCTTAGAAGGTGCTATATGGATAATAAATGCAGTATCAATAATGGTTCTTTTATGGGGAGTTCTCTTAACCGTAAAGAATTTTGTTATATCTGAAATAAAATCTAAAGATAGAATTGAAGCTGTAAAAAAGATTACTATTGTCAAAAATTGCTTAGGAACTTATATATTACTTGGATTAGAAATTCTAATATGTGCTGATATAATTGAATCTATATTAAATCCTACTTTCCACGATATTATAGTTTTAGCATCCATCGTAGTAATAAGAACTGTAATTTCTTACTTTCTTAATAAAGAAATAGAATCTAATAAGGAGCACCTTGAAAATTAAATTCTAGATTATTATGAAGGAAGTGATTTCTTTGGTACACAAAACTTTAGAATGGTTGATTCTTATTTTGCAAGGAATATCTGTTACAGTAATTATTTATGGAGTCCTACTAACTATATTTAAATTCTTCAAAATTGAATTTTCAAAGGAAAATAGAATATTAAAGGTTAAGGCATTAAATAAGGCTAAAAACTTTCTTGGTAGTTATATATTATTAGGTTTAGAAATATTAGTATGTTCAGGTATTATATTATCCATTTTAAAACCTACATTATATGATATTTTGCTTTTAGGATCAACAGTTACACTAAGAACTGTAATCTCTTACTTTCTAAAAAAAGAACTTAAATCAAGCAATGGAAATTCTAATTTAAAAGAAGAAAACTCTTAAGGAGTTTTCTTTTTTATTTAATAGGTTTATATTAAAATTTATTCATAATTATACTATTTCTTAAAAAGTAGCAATATGTATTAAATAAGCAATTATTGAGGTTAAATTAAATGAATTTAAATTATATTTTTTCCATATTTATTTTGTATTGCAAAGATTTATTATCAATAAAATTTACCAAAGTATTATTTAGCTTTTTATACTGTCAAATTATTCTTTTAATAACTACTCCAAATAAGCATACTACTAAACACAAAAATAAAATTAATATAAAAAATTTTTCACATATATATAATCTATCAAAAATAAAAAATAAAGATAATACTCCTTCTAATAAAATAAAGGTATCAATTATTCACCTAAAAAACTCTACTTATCTACAAAATATAAATAACAATATTTTAGAAAATAAAGCTAATTTTAAAATATTAGAAGATAAACTTCAAGAATATAAACTACCTATTTTTTTAAGCCACCTCTCCATAATTGATGTCTTTAAGGGAGGTGTAGAATTTCCTAAACATATTACCTATATAGATTCGATAAAAAATACTCTAAACTTATGTTCAAGTTCCTTAATTTTAGATGCATCTAGTAGAAAGTCTGGATTTTTATATTTAGATGGGTACTTAGAAATAGATTTAACATATTCAACACCAGAAAACAACAAAATTCCTCTTATATCTAAACTAAATAACTATGTAATTAGAATTCCTTTTAATAGTTCTATTCACATTAATTTTATTTATCCATTAATGGGGAATAAGGTGTATTTTAATGAAACTAACATATCTTTAAAAGAAACAAAATTTACTACTGACATAAAATCTAGCAACATAAAAGTTATAGAAGACTGTATTCAATTGCACAAAACCTTTAAATTCTCCATAATAGCTAATTATTCTATTGAACTCTACGATTTTTTATAAAATTTTTAAAGTTTCAACAATAAAAACAGAACCTTTTAGGATAAAATAGAATACTATATAACATAAGGTCATTAATTAAAATTTTATATTATGAGGTGAAATTAAATGAGTTCATGTTGCGAAAGAAGATTTCCTGTTTGTGCTGATGATATAGATGTAAATGTTGATAATTTTGATACAACACTAGGTACAGCTCCTGTAACTGTTGGAAATGCTAAAGCTCTAGTTAGGGTTGCTGCTGTAAATATAAATCATCCTTTAACTGATTCAATTGTAATTCCTGAAGGATTTTATAGTATAAAAGGAATATCTAGAAGATTAGTTTTAACTCAATGTTATATCGTTCCAATTTCAGCAACTCCAGTAACAAGTGGTCAACTTTTTGTTGAAGGATATATTTTAAAAAATGTTCAATACGCTACTCCAAGCGCTGATCAAAATGCTGCTGACCCATGTGAAGATTGTGTTGTTATGAGAAATGACTATAGAGATTTAACAGCAAAAATTAACTTTAATTTTTCAGTTCCAATAACTTTAACTAATGCTAATGTAGTTACTCCTGTAACTGAAACAGAAAGAGCATTATTAAAAGACTGTATGAAACCATGTGATAATGGTACTATGAGTGAATCTGATTGTGAAAGATTATTCTCTCAAGCAGTTGTATTACAAGAACCATTCTCTTGTGAATTAGATAGATATACTATTAATGAAGCTGTTATAAGCAAAACAAATTGTTCACTTACTAACGAAGATTTATTTGATACAGTAGTAGAAAAATTAAATCTTAACTTAGTAATTTCTATATTC from Clostridium perfringens carries:
- a CDS encoding sensor histidine kinase, which codes for MEGFIIGLSLTILIVLLIIFILKTKEINRLTLELKKLNSEGKIEKLRLSLPNKNIENLIVEINTLIDDKRKMENIYKEKDMELREAIANMSHDLRTPLTSIMGYVYLLNDDKLDKEERKEYLKIIEKRSLVLNDLITNFYGLSRIQADQYEIKLEPVNLELVLGEIIAAFYETLDYKFGEPEINIEEGLGPVLGDKQALNRIFTNLIENIIKHGEGEVKISLKKKNKYIVMEFSNKAEELEPKDVNRIFEKFFTKDRMRTGQNTGLGLAIVKLLVEKQGQKIEAKKVGNRLVINIIWSLES
- a CDS encoding ABC transporter permease translates to MLNLIKAELYKIARRPLYITICIIFNLLIILAGIAMHYAFLENSRIPDFSALVFITINFMGAIPWIMLMFIDIVLEEYKENTLKNLISSSISREKVYLSKYIVQVIIFLVIEITAVLTMIGTSYALGLVGPNGFSDFMEVILRLLIAFPIYISALAIYDFITIITKKEGLAVVVILGIVSGVPMIFSILSSIYEGIFTLIYPYLLFNPLKSLVSEVLTTKIIGTNIIVGIINTVVFLILGILVIRKQEVK
- a CDS encoding DUF1622 domain-containing protein gives rise to the protein MFRHILEGAIWIINAVSIMVLLWGVLLTVKNFVISEIKSKDRIEAVKKITIVKNCLGTYILLGLEILICADIIESILNPTFHDIIVLASIVVIRTVISYFLNKEIESNKEHLEN
- a CDS encoding response regulator transcription factor translates to MINSESILIVEDDIDINNLLSKILEKEGFKVRQAFSGSEGKMCLEFFDFDMVLLDLMLPGITGEIFIEEIRKIKNTPIIVISAKTAMEDKINVLKLGADDFISKPFDVNEVLARVEALLRRSKITNSSEGVETIKYKNLILEPRSREVKVKGEEIQLTSKEFKILELLVCNPKKVFTKANLFETVWEEEFLGDDNTINVHISNLRNKINLLDNENDYIKTIWGVGFKMD
- a CDS encoding DUF1622 domain-containing protein is translated as MVHKTLEWLILILQGISVTVIIYGVLLTIFKFFKIEFSKENRILKVKALNKAKNFLGSYILLGLEILVCSGIILSILKPTLYDILLLGSTVTLRTVISYFLKKELKSSNGNSNLKEENS
- a CDS encoding DUF7852 domain-containing protein is translated as MSSCCERRFPVCADDIDVNVDNFDTTLGTAPVTVGNAKALVRVAAVNINHPLTDSIVIPEGFYSIKGISRRLVLTQCYIVPISATPVTSGQLFVEGYILKNVQYATPSADQNAADPCEDCVVMRNDYRDLTAKINFNFSVPITLTNANVVTPVTETERALLKDCMKPCDNGTMSESDCERLFSQAVVLQEPFSCELDRYTINEAVISKTNCSLTNEDLFDTVVEKLNLNLVISIFQLRPVTVTVPGIPAALADEVE
- a CDS encoding dicarboxylate/amino acid:cation symporter, which translates into the protein MINIKLILAIVLSILATYAIYKIRKITNKFSFATLTALTLGVVLGIIFKENILFLDTVGKAYMSLIKMIVVPLVVTSLITSIVRLENLDTLKSIGLKTFTVLLGTTGAAAFIGIIVASSLNLGQGLRFIGAENFKAREIPGFSKVLIDMLPSNPLAAIVENKIIPIVIFSMFIAIALVIEDNTNKEKAKPFKDFILSAYDIVLRITKMVLRIIPYGVFALIATAAAKNGMDTLMSLIWVILAVYIAAFLQFLFVYTPLISFVARMNPLKFFKGIFPAQVVAFTSQSSYGTLPVTIKSLVEGVGVSENIASFVAPLGSTIGLNGCGGFYPAIVAIFAANVFNVELTIYSYILIVLTAIISSIGIAGVPGSATMSTTVMLAALGLPIEALAMVIAVDSIIDMIRTATNVTGASVAALIVDQTEKRKEYKVEESVQRA
- a CDS encoding pentapeptide repeat-containing protein; this encodes MYMDFRRGNCYNCDFSCSNFSYASFRGAHFKSCDFFECKFDSTEFIGSNLKKSKFKKSKFKNVIFEGVNLDGVDFSGATFENVIFINSDISKTSGMKFKEDEVKIYEDMPSFEISDSLKEAALKALENKYIKKSRVLDTKEGDLNTLSLIRLLENHKENMLIEGLKLSAEKIDRDFCTLSYIDKAITKLKNEGLL
- a CDS encoding single-stranded DNA-binding protein; this translates as MNSILPQAVNLLSYINSGETFIIKDLFPKIIWDKLSYTEKRTLESAFLKHINKKVDLRIKALNEIREGLKVYEKL
- a CDS encoding alpha/beta fold hydrolase; this encodes MCKTLNRKYIYKYGEKKEDVEIVENMLNRMRNSGTFKGENFANIYYEKYIVEESNKAIVICHGFSECIEKYHEIIYYFLNEGFSVYIMEHRGHGRSGCLSKSCNTQVEVESFDYYVKDLKTFLNEVVLKDKRFNNNLYLFAHSMGGAIGTIFLENNHGYFKKVILNSPMFRINTREYSHIKCKLIAKFLILMGKGENFIFGQKPFEEEENLEVSGTSDKLRHGLYHKFLLENPILRRGGGSIHWYKEAARATDYLMKKRNIERIDTPILLFKSEFDSYVDTKFHDDFKKVAKDCELIEVKGSKHEGFFEKDEILYDYLNKIFKFLSI
- a CDS encoding ATP-binding cassette domain-containing protein, producing the protein MGNIISIRNLNKNYGKKNIIDNLSMNLKKGDIYGLVGKNGAGKTTLIRIILSLANYDSGEIELFGEIDEKKKLYEHKKIGNIIETPSFYSFLTAKQNLEYYRIQRGIVGEKSIDEILEMVGLGDVGNKKFKKFSLGMKQRLGLALALLGEPELLILDEPTNGMDPMGIKEVREVLINLNKKNGVTILVSSHILGELSQLANCYGFLKDGKIIEEISSEELNEKCRNHLLIKVDDCKKAAVILEKVLDNNSYEVLPDRFIKIYNKLDEPQLINRALVESGVEVYSLERVGVNLEDYFVDLIGGEYNA